A region of the Styela clava chromosome 1, kaStyClav1.hap1.2, whole genome shotgun sequence genome:
aattatggcaATTAACCCTAATCTGGAACACACACGACGGGACTACCAAAATAGCGACTTTCCAAAAGTATCCCAGTGCTtggaaattcaaaataaacaatcGCTCTAGTAATAAAACAATACGTATTATAATCGTTAAATTTGTAACTGTATAAATAACCAGCGGCCAATATGTCAAAGAAAATGACGTAAATATTTTGACgtcatatttcaaatttttttttattatttcttaattatatttctttcatcttaattaaaataaagttatataATTTTGGCTACTTTATTGTTTAACAAGCAAAGgcttgaataaatatatttacaaatgaaATACCCATAACAATGatacacggtggtcgcaaattggttgacaaagatattatcgacatattaggataggatttacatatttatcccgggggagagaagaAACTttcaaagatggttaaaagaaacacaactctacccacctgccaagtttcatctttttatctcctatatttgtatggattttcaagcttttgacagctacgagttagttcagtgtcaccgcgctgtgttacggtaccagaacttctctatctttagaagttcctgtcttgtgacagcgtgaaaacattgggcttctaattgcatttctggccgtcatatattttaagaacacggttatttcggaCAAAActtgtcaaattataaacaaagcaccacatcacagcaatcaaacagacaaaatcacggtggtcgcaaattggttgacaaagatattatcgacgtatcggaaatgcgcGCCCCCCTATCCCCCCTCCTTtgaatgtagaaacgcgaaaccttcaaatatggttaaaagaaacacaactctacccacctgccaagtttcatctttttatctctcatatttgtatggattttcaagcttttgacagctacgagttagttcagtgtcatcgcgctgtgttacggtaccagaacttctctatctttagaagttcctgtcttgtgacagcgtgaattgaaattgcaagagagctatgctcaaatatatggacacgtaaccccacctaatggcaataattttgatgacgtcatagcaaaaaaaaagtgatagccttctgaagaaaatttttatctttaaccactgaaattttcaaagcaattggtccagtaatcaaagagaaaagcgacttttcaaaaacgtgtcaaataagaacaagaacaactacaacataatattgaaacgatcgctatgtccactacgtgtccaacaagaacaacataacaaaacgatcgttgtgtccactaaacgtgtccaacaagcaAAAAACTaagattagtgatgcccatttagaaaatcttccaatcttggcgtcgtaaagctgtcaagcgtgatgcagcaacaagacagtgtcatattgaatgtcattgtaataactttttaataagacgactgagttgagttcacgaattgtcgcagttttcgcacgATGTTCCGTtattaactttcaaaaaatatatgcaatgcgcaaaagaatagcaaccctaaattttgtcccacGAGCGACGTAAAATTTGTGGACCTCTGGGCCATCCGAGTCCacgaatccaaaacaaatggtTGATTGATTCTATGGACTGGAGGACATGGTAGGAAAAGGAATCGGGGAAGATTTTTACCGAAGACCGTTATATATCATGTGTTTTGGtgaaggtcatcaggctgtagggatcaatgagatgtacgaaaatcaatattataagttttggaaaattaattggcgatgaagttgtataaactactgtaggggggcgatggtacgaaaagtttgggaaccactggtctagagtTAGACAAcgggtattatgacgtcaccgTTTGTGGTAGCATGACGTTTTAATGACGTGGTGGGTGTACATATCCTTTTTTGTATTTCATACAAATGTTAAACCAATGGATAATATCATAAAACGTGTTACAGCACGTATATTGTatccattatgacgtcaaaTGACATAGACAATAAATCTATTATGGCATCATAACGTCTTACCGTGGACGTCCATGACGTCACAAATTATTCCATGATGTATAAAAGCATCTTAGAATAGCTTCACAATTAgggtttttcatttattaaatacgACCATTTGAACCGTGGGCGAatattgaagtaaaaaaaatgcACCATACAATGATAGCGATGAAATATAGTTTGGCAGAATGAACCATGTTGAATTGATTTGTCAATAAACATTATATTGCATATGGTGGGGGACTTTCGGGCGAATCTCTTCTATTTGCATCATTCGATTCAGTAATCGTATTATCAGATGCCAGATCAGGTTGAGAATCGTAGATCCCATTGCTCTGATTCATAGATAAACTAGTTATTGCAATCGGATTCAGAACCGACTGTTTTCTTTGTACACTATCCATTGCTCTTTCGCGTTTTATTTCCTTCAAACGACGAAATTCTATACATCCAGCGCCTATACAACAtaatgggacctcctgaagtatgcgcaccaagatggcgcacaacctgaaccagaTCAGGGtgcaggttgtgcgacatcttggtgcgcatacttcaggagtaccgaatattGCCCACAAAAATAAAACCACTCCTGGTAAAGTTGATCCAAGGATATCATAATAATATCCAATAAATATTAGAGTTCCACCTATACATATCAATAATATTCCAATTGTCATCAAGATGTAAGACCAAACATTGATAGATCGAAACTCTTCAAAACTGTAGATCCTAAATTTAAAAACGACAAACGTTAAAGCACGCATATGAATAAAATAGGGAGGTTTTATTATacgaatgaaattttttgttatatCGATAGATCGAACCTCTTAAGACCTGCAAATCCTAAATTTTTAAACAGGAAAACGATGAAGcatgtaaattaaaaaaatgagaaGGTTTTATTCTATGAATGCagaaacagtaaaaaaaaaaaaagttaaaaaccaccaaaaacggtgaaaaaccgtcaaaacttTGCAAAACGTGTCAATCGGGACTGTGGAGGCTGAGTCGGCGTTTGGCATGCTTTTTCTGGAGTAGGAATCAAAATCCTGATTACCCGGAGTCAGAGTTTTAAACCTTTGATTGCGATACATGAAGTcagaatttgaaatgaaaactcAAAAAGCATCGAGTTTAGAAAGCGTTCTTAATTGTCTTTCGAGAAAGGATCCATTCGCTAAAGTTTTTGttagcaaaatttgatttttccaaAGTTCGAGGCTGGAGTCGAAGCTTTTAGCAACACGGGTACGGGAGTTGGAGTCAGATAAAAAAATTCTTAACACGATGTCGGGGCCAAAATTTTTTCCACCTGACTACTTcgtttgaaaaatgtaaatatgTATCAAATAACCCAATGATCATTTCGTCTCTCAAAGAAAGTCAAGCGATTGGAGACAAAAATGAGAGATAGGAAAAATTGAGTAGAAATGTAGAcggcattttaaaataaaaatatgtgacTGTACTGGAATAAACAGTCAATAACACGAATGACTTACCTATTTCACTTTTCTCATCATCGCATGGTTTTCCGCATTCTCTCGGCATAATTTTCAGCATTGTAAAACTATTGGCACTATTAACGCGGATTCTCGTTTGTTCACCTTTTCCACAGGATACCGAACACGCCGACCAATCGCTCCATGGTGACCAAGCTCCTAAGCCTAAGGGGATAAATTTTTGACACAAATTAACGTTTTAATATAACCGTAAAGATACGTAACTAACTATCTTTTAACGCCAAATTAACTAATTTCTCCACATAATTGTATTATACACATTAGGCTTCACGTTGTGATTAAACATTCTACACTTTACGGTCTatccctgacctggtacacatactaagggaGTACCAAAAATGGGGTCATGTTCACAACACGACGTAAGTACCACTAGTATGCGTGACACAACCAAATTTACATGGCATTGGATGGCATAGCCAGGTGTGGGTTAGGAATAAGATATGCAAAAATAGCTGTGCCAGGCCAAAGAAGAAGTACTTACGTCGTTAAGTGAACATGCGCCGTATACTAATATAGAAATGTAGACGGCATTTCAAAATGAATATGTGCAACTGTACTGGAGTAAACAGTCGATAATACGAATGACTTACCGTGTTGTATTTCCCTTTTTCTATCATCGCATGGTTTTCCACATTCTCTATGCTGCCTTTCAGGCACCTCACAACTATTGTCAAGACAGATACGAACTCTCATTTGTTCACCTTTGCCGCACGACACCGAGCATACGGTCCAATCGCTCCAAGGTGACCGATTTACTAGAATGATGAATGTTCGACACAATTTAACGTTACTAAAATACCTGCAGAAATACGTAATTAAATATCTTTTAACGCCGAATTAACTAATTTCGCCATACAATGTGTAATGCTACAAATATGCGCATTAGGCTGTacgccagtggttctcaaaactTGTTTCGCTCGCGGCGcgataaacaaataaaaatctttAGCGGCACacttgtaaaaaataaaactagctTTAGGCAAATTTATTCTGCAAATGGTAATGCGATGTGTTTGCCAGTTTTAAGAatcaattgaaacgaggttccgTCGCTCCCGTTTTTGCTTTTATTAATTTCAGTCAGAGCAGAAAATCCGTGTTCCCCGATGATTGAATAGACTTTGTAAacagatagccaaaactcgtaCAAACTTGCTTTCCTGTAGGCCAACTAATCGCGCAAGTCAACAATCGACATGGTGGAGGGTGAACGTctcttttgaaaatatatataacctGACAACCCAACCTACAACGACAACCCAATAAAAATGGATAGTACTCACTCAAGTCTCACAAGCTCCCCGTTGCATTCATGCCTATagcttattttcaaaaatttcaaaaagccCCGAGGCACACCTGAGATTCTCTCACAGCACACAGTTTGAGAGACGCGTTTTACGTTGTTATCAAACTTGCCACACTttatggccaaaccctaacctggtacacatactatacaggagtaccaaaaattgtatagAAATGTAGACGGCATTTCAAACTGTAAATCTGCGACTGTACTAAAATAAACAGCCGATTATACGAATGACTTACCTTGTTCTATTTCACTTTTTCCATCATCGCATGGTTTTCCGCATTCTCTCGGCATAATTTTCAGCAATGTAGAACTATCGACACTATTAACACTATTAACGCGGATTCTCGTTTGTTCACCTTTTCCACATGATACCGAACATGCCGACCAATCGCCCCACGGTGACCAAGCTCCTAAGACGATAAATTTTTGACACAAATTAACGTTTTTAATATAACCGTAAAAATACGTAACTAACTATTTATTAACGCCGAATTAACTAATTTCTCCAAATTAAGATGTAAGACCGAACATTGATGGATCGAACCTCTTCAGAACTGTATATCCTAAATTTAAAAACGACAAACGTTGAAGCACGTATATGAATAAAGTAAGGAGGTTTTATTATACGAATCAAACTTTCGGTTATATCGATAGATCGAACCTCTTGAGACCTACAAATCTTAAATTTTTGAACAGGAAAACGATGAAGCAtgtaaatgaataaaatgaGAAGGTTTTATTCTATGGAtgcaaaaacagtgataaaaaaagggaaaaaactataaaaaaacgttaaaaactttgcaaaaaCGTGTCAATCGAGACTGTGGAGGCTGAGTCGGCATCCTGATTACCCGGAGTCAGAGTTTTAAACCTTTGATTGCGATACATGAAGtcagaatttgaaataaaaactcaAAAAGCATCGAGTTTACTAAGCGTTCTCAATTGTCTTCCGAGAAAAGATGCATTCGCTAAAGTTTTTGttagcaaaatttgatttttccaaAGTTCGAGGCTGAAGTCGAAGCTTTTAGCAACACGGGTACGGGAGTTGGagtcaaataaaaaattcttaACACGATGTCGGGGCCAAACTTTTTTCCACCTGACGAATTTGTCTCCAAAATGTAAGTATGAATCAAGTAACTCAATGATCATTTCGTCTCTCGAAGAAAGTCAAGCGATTGGAGACAAAAATGAGAGATATGGAAAATTGAGTAGAAAAGTAGACAgcattttagaataaaaatgtGTGACTGTACTGGAATAAACAGTCAATAATACGAATGGCTTACCTTGTTCTATTTCACTTTTTCCGTCATCGCATGGTTTTCCGCATTCTCTCGGCATAATTTTCGGCATTGTAGAACTATCGACACTATTGACGCGGATTCTCGTTTGTTCACCTTTTCCACATGATACCGAACACGCCGACCAATCGCTCCATGTTGACCAAGCTCCTAAGAGGATAAATTTTTGACACAAATTAACGTTATTAATATAACCGTAAAAAGACGTAACTAACTATCTATTAACGCCGAATTAACTAATTTCTCCATTTCTACAGCATAAGTCAGGGGTTCTAAACTTAGCGAAtggttcactatttcgaatacattcgaactgattattttcgaatatgaaattttgaatacgAATTCGTCGCAACCATGGGTTATGTTAAACAGACTTGAATTCATACCGCAAGGCTGCATCATTATTAAAATTAGTTGccaaaaagtgaaaaataagtataaactatatttccTAATATTTCTGACTAATTTATTGGGTATCGTAACAATCGTGgctttaaataatttcaaatttttcgacttattgaaaataaatgtgTAAATTAGAAGGCTTGCAGGGTAGTAGGCGTAGCTGCAATGCCAATCACGGAATCGTGCAACAATATGAGGCGCACGTTCGTACAAAAGATCACAAACAATTAAAGTGCCGATTATATTTCATTGTGACTACAATACGGTACAAAGCGCGGAAATCGTTTAGGGGTTCACTTGGAAGCGAAACACCTCGCTGAAGGCAAAAAGTTGCTACTATTCGTAAATATTCGAAAATCAACCAAATAGGTATTcgaatgtttttgaatattcgattcattttggacaaccctgaatatataatcaattataaaatattcaattggatacaacaatgcaaacgcggcgcacataaattataaaatgtcatttaagC
Encoded here:
- the LOC120345667 gene encoding thrombospondin-1-like — its product is MPRECGKPCDDGKSEIEQVNRSPWSDWTVCSVSCGKGEQMRVRICLDNSCEVPERQHRECGKPCDDRKREIQHGLGAWSPWSDWSACSVSCGKGEQTRIRVNSANSFTMLKIMPRECGKPCDDEKSEIGSTVLKSFDLSMFGLTS